The DNA window ATGGCCCGTATTGGCCCCAAGACGATGTCCAACTTGCGTCTCTTCGCTTCATCCGAGGTTTGGGCCCGCTCACCGCTCAAGCATCGGCAGGACAGAGCGCGTGGATGGACCGGGTCCCTGTGACCTGCACCCAGGCGTGACGGCATTCCCAAGTTCAACCCTGAATCGGTGTGCCGAACGCGGCACGCTCTCAAAGCTTTGTGCGCTGCGCGCCGCCCCATCGCCCAGCTTCTCCGGTCAAGGGACATTCCAGGGCCCGTGTCCTCGCTGCGCTGCGGGCCGCGCCAGCCCTTCCATTTCCTCCCTTGACCGCGCCTGTCGGTGGGGCAGTGGGTTCCCCATTCCAGGACATCCCGACCGGATGCCCTGGGCGGGCCATCACTGACAAGAGGAACTGCGCATGTTCGAACCTTCTGATCTCATCCATTCCTACACCCGGGCCCAGGCGATCGACGACGGCGTCCTGGTGGACGTGTCCGACGTGGCCAAAGAAGCCGGTTTCAAGTTGCCCGTGGCCATCACCCGCGCTGCGTGGGCACGCTACGTCGAAGTGCCCAGAGGGTTGGAACTGCGCGGCCAGTCGGTGGACGGCCGGCTTTGGGACGTGCTTTTCATGCTCCATGTGGCCATCAAGCGGCAGCAAGGCAACGGCTCGGAGCTCCAGTTCCAACTCCACGTGGCCTTGCCGGATGCCGGCGACTGGTTGTCGAACGAAGCCCACCCGGAGGTCGGGTCTGGCCTGACGCGGTCGACCCATCGCCTTGTCACCTTGAAAGCACTGTGTGAGCCCGGGGACGCCCTAGAGCCGGTGGTCACCGTCATGCTGCCCAACGAGGATTGAGAAAGGGGGGCCGGGAAACCGGCCCTCATCGTTTTCCCGTGCTGGTCCCGCCGCTACCATGGCGGGACGACAAGGGAGGGGTAGGGGATGGAGAAGTTCAGCTGGAAATTGATTCCGTTGGCGCAGAGCGAGAAGCTGGGGCCGCTTGTGCCTGACGCACTTCCTATCCTGCTGCGATGGGCCAAGGAAGGCGATGACCACACCTACACCGATCTGGCGCGTGAGCTCCACGACCGCAACGGCCATTCCATCAAGCACGTCCTGAACTACGGGCGGGTGGCAGGTGGGGTGGCGCAAGCCATCGAATGGTTGAGCAAGCAATGGGGGGAACCCATTCCTCCCTTGCATGCCATCGTGATCAACAAGAACAAGGGAGTTCCGGGCGATGGGGCGGTGACCATCGTTCCGGCGTATTTCGATGGCAAGCCCATGGCGACCGAAGAAGATCGCAAGGCGCAGTTTGAAGAAGCCAAGCAGGATGTCTTCACTTACCCACACTGGGACAGGGTTGCCCGCGCCTTGGGCGCCCCCGTTGTGGAGCCTGATGCTGGAGAGAAGCCTCAGAACGAGGCGCAGCGCGTCATTCCGCTCCCCAAGGTCCAGCAGGGAGGCGGCCCAGAGAGCGCCGAACATCAAGCCCTCAAGCGCTGGGTGGCCAACCATCCGGAAGAGTTCATGGACTACGGCGACTTCACCGCTGGCACGAACGAGAAGCTCTTGAGCTCCGGCGATCGGTTGGATGCCCACTTCGACAA is part of the Stenotrophomonas lactitubi genome and encodes:
- a CDS encoding DUF6573 family protein; protein product: MFEPSDLIHSYTRAQAIDDGVLVDVSDVAKEAGFKLPVAITRAAWARYVEVPRGLELRGQSVDGRLWDVLFMLHVAIKRQQGNGSELQFQLHVALPDAGDWLSNEAHPEVGSGLTRSTHRLVTLKALCEPGDALEPVVTVMLPNED